AAAGGCTTTTGTCATCATCTGTTCTACAAAGAAAATGAGAAAGGTTTCATAGTTTCACTGAGGAATGACGGTGGAGATGAATTATTCAATGTTGATGTAAGCGATAACTACTACTCATATTCTGAAAGCAACAGTCCTAAGCTATCAATGTTAACAGGTGTAAACCACAGTCCTATGCTTCAACAAGAGATGTAATTGATAGTTCATGTGAATTCAAAGACTCTGAAAGTGATAGTGAAATGCTTAGAAAGAAATTACAGTTTAGTCACAAATTTGACAGGGAAGAAAATGATTTTCATCCAGTTAATCACAGTTTTGATGATTCACCATGTGGACACAAGTGTCAACCAGGAAATGATCCAAGCACTCTGTTAGACTTCTTGTTATTCTTCACAGTAGATATGATGACATGTATGGTGACGAGGCAGTCAGTTTTATTTATTCAAGGAAACTGCTTTAGAATCACTGCATTCATGATTATCAAAGGGGATAGATACAGGATGTGAACAAATGTATTGTTTCATATCTGTTTATTTTCTCATGCTTCCCACAAAGCAGCTAAAAATTAGCAGATATTAATCCAGAGAAGTTTTTATGAGCAATCCAGTTTTCAGTGAAGTTATGTACAGACAACAGTTTCTTTTACTTTTTAGAATGCTAAATTTCAGTGACACCTCTGCCATTTTAAAATTGGGAACAGTATTGGTAATGTTTGTACAGTAAGCCTGTTGTTGTTCAAAGAGTGTTTATATCTTTCAAACAATTTATTCCATCAAAATGGAATACAGTTGATCTAAACAAAATGTATGTGGTGTGACTGTCAGACTGGCTATGTCAAGTGGCAACATTTATGGAACATGCACACACCCTTTACAGTAGCAATATATATTAAAGCCACACTTGTTTTCCTGGCTTTGCAACCATGGAACAAAAACATGtggtactgttcacagtaacaggcacaataagcaaaacttcagaaaaaactgaaatgaggaGATACTGGATGTCAACTAATATGGTGCTTTCCAATAAGTGGTGCAAGGAAAGGGAAATGTGGATACTAACCACATGTAACACTATAGAAATGCTAGAGACAGGAAAAAATTGACAGCAATACtggagaaaaattaagaaaatgcaaTGAACTGTAGAATGTAACTTGAATATGATAGAAATGGATTGTTTTGATATGCTGTGAAGCTATGTTGGCTCAATATGAAAAACAATGAAATGATATAGAAAGTtcctttatgaaacttcctggcagattaaaactgtgtgcccgaccgagactcgaactcgggaccttcccgagttcgagtctcggtcgggcacacagttttaatctgccaggaagtttcacatcagagcacactctgctgcagagtgaaaatctcattctggaagttcctTTATGTTTTTATCAACATGGGCATTATATATGCTCATGTTCTACACAGGTTAGTGACAGGTCAAAAAAAGTGAGTAGCAGAGTTTCATTTCTTCCTGGATAGGGAACTCCAGAAAAATCAGTAAAGGAAGGTGCTGTGATGATAATCCTGTATGTCTTGTGGGGAGCCATTTCATTTAACTTTCATGGACTTCTGTAAGGTTGTACAGCAAATGGCTTACTTGACAGCACAAGGTAATAAAAAAGATTGCCAAGAGCTGGCTATAGGGCTCAATGATGTAGACAGATTTTCTAGATCTTGATAACTGAGACACTGCTAGAATTGTATGATGGCACTGATTAAGCAGATTGAATTCTGGCTTATGTTGATGATAGCTTGAAAGTGGTCTCTGGGGCTGTAAACAGAAGCTTAAAGAAAATTAAACCCTGCACATACAAAGAAGCAGTGTTGCTGCAGGGATATGACATTACCAATGACTGCAGATAAAACTACATATACATTGCCTAAGGGGCAAAATTTCCTTAAACTGGAATCCAACTTGTAAACTAGACTACAGTTGAAGTATACATAACACTGTTTACAGGTGTTTAGGAGTATTCTTTGATGATAGAAGAAACTTATCAGCACACATAGATACATTCTCTCAAAAGTTGTCTAAAATTGTGCATGAAACTGCCAATGTCAACACTGCTAGTTATAACTAACTTCAAGTGACTGGATGTAGAAAAATCATACCAAAATGCAGTCCTGTTTGTCAATGTGGGCTTTGCAGTAACTGCTTAGACTCGCAGGCTTCATCCGATATGCTACAAAGCTACCCTATAATGCACACTGtgagaagttctcctgtgaatagCGCAAGTCTTCTGTACTTCACCACCAGAGATTCCCATCATTAATTTGGGAACATGGCTATTGGTCACTCAATTCCTCAACTATACTGTAGATGTTGTCTATACTCGTTCCGTTATTTGAAACCTGAATAATTTTTTGCTCTTAAATTTCCACTAGCTAGTGATTAACTACTTTTAATTTACCACTCATAGCCACTTCTATGACTTTCTAAGAATAATATTATATGGCACTGATAGCACACTGTTTTTTGTGGCATTCTCCCAGGATGAAATGCTTAGTGTGTTGCTTGTCAGTTTTTTAACTTTTACAGGAAAAACGTAAACTGCAGCTTCCTGCTTGGACTGCTGGTTATTATCCAGATAAATTAAGGACACTGGCTGCCAGAAGTTTGGCTTTGTTTTCTGAAAGTCAGACCATGAAACGTCTTAATGGAGGTTTGTCTATTGCTTCTCTGACTTATGTTAGCAGCTGTGCAATAATTCTGTAAGATattctaaaataattttaaatttttcaggtcCTTTAGTGAAACACATTATAGAAAAAATCCAGTCACAAAGTAACACTTCAAGAACTGTGTCTCCAAAATTTCTCATGTTTTCTGCCCAcgatgttaccattgtgaatgttCTCCAAACTATGGGGTTCACAGAGCTATTAAAGCCACAGTATGGTGCAGCAGTTATCATTGAACTTCATTCAACAAATGACAGTGGTTATGAAGTTAAGGTATGTTGACATTGCATATAAAATAGTAATTAGATGTCTTACATTTATGTTGACTGCACTGACATTCTATATATTTATTCCTGTAATTAGTCATGCTAGGTACAAAATATGATAGATCGTGCTTTCATGAGCAGAAGATCATCAAGGTAGTTCTGCTCGTATTGACTGTTTTATTCATGTTCAACAAAAGGTTGTTTTCATTCAGCCAGTACAAGGGCCTTTCATTGCTTTTGTCTAGGTCATTTCTTTTCTGCCATTGTGAAGTGTTAGGTGAGGAGAAGGCTGCATTATCAACAAATAACACAAGTACTGTTGATAGTAGGTTTCCAGGGAGATCAGTACTAACAAATGTAGAGTATTAAATGTAACATTGAGCCTTGTGGTACTCCTGAGGTGATGGATAATTTATTTGAAGGAGTTGTTCTTCCATCAGGTGTTGTTATTTCCATCAGATGCCTTATATTTGACAGACAGGATTGGAGAAACTGATTGTAGACACATCTTGTACCATATATATCCagttatgtaagagcagatattaaTTTACTAGTTCAAAGGCTATTGTTGGATTCATAAAAAGACTAGAAGGGTAATGTTTTAGATTGACTCACACTGTTTCAGATTATTAAATGAAGAGAGAGCttcggtgtttgaattattttcttATGAATGCCAAACTGATGTGCTGTTAATAAGGAGTTGCTTTCAAGGAAGACAACACATGCATTGTGGCCCATGTGTAACAGGCATATAAACTGCAGAAGATACATGCTCCACAAGATCTGGTGATTTTCAGAGAACCAAAAGCAGTCAGAGAACCAAATGCagtcataataaataaatgaatctgTGTGATGACAGATCCCAGGACACTAACTTAAGGAACATTTGATTGTATCACACACAAATTTTATCTCATTACCAACCTCTTTTTATTATGTAGCTAGGTATATCACTGAGGCTAAATAAGAGGGAAATTTCATATTCCTAATAATTTGGAGAATGTCTTTTAAAGTTGTACTCGTTAAGGAATGAGATTTCTCAGATGTAGAGCATTTTAAGTGGAGATATTTTGCTGGTGGAGAGCAGCCTGCTGATAAAATATtatctgtaattttaaaaaaaatgtttatgtactgtattacttaCGTCTGATATCATTTTCTTGTTGACCATTGAAGTAGAAAGATTCTGGAGTTAATGATTGGTGCCAATATGTAAAGTCTTCTTTTACATGATTCCTTGAAACTCTTAAATATTCTGATGCTGTGAAGTCTTCAATATGTCTTCTATGGATGAAAATATATAATGATGTGGAACTTATTTGTGGTAGGCTAAACCTTAAAAAGAAACTCTGGTGGAAAAATCCAGATAAAATTTGGCCACCAGAGAAAAGGCAGCTAGGTATAATGAATTACTTCTACAATTATACAGAGTTCATGCAAAACAACTTATTCAGCAACTAGCTAAAGTTTATTGTAGGTTACTGAAGTAACAAATTATTCTGAGTGATTTAGAAAAGGCTCAAGTCATTTCTGTTGCCACTTTCGAGTGCCACTTTGCAATCAAAGTTAGTTTCCCAGTTCTGTCTGCATTCAAGATAAGTCAGCTGTTGGAAAAAACAGCCTTATGGATTGCAAAGATAAAATATTGTTGAGTTATTAAGAAGAGAAACAGTTCTTGACCACTCCATTTAGAGAAGTTATCAAGTTTCTGCTGTAATGCAAATGGAAATCTAAAAAATGGTGGAACATTTTGTCATGGTCGCTGCCCCTGCTAGTTAGGATCCAGTTTTCCAATAATGCAAAGTGTTTGTAGAACTGGATTGTTGGGACTTTTGTTCTACCAGTCATGAAGCTTACAGTAATCCCTTCTGCATGTTGGAGCTTGAATTTGTTTTGTCTGCAGCTTCTGATATTACCTGGTCATGATAGTCTATTACAGTATGCTACAGGAGCTCATAGCAAGAGAATTAAAGATATGCCCCCCTCACCCTTTTAAAATGTATTTAGGTAATGCGATATTTCATGATTGGTGGAGCAATGCTTTTTCAATCCCATATTAAAAACTTGGGAAGGACTACACATGCTCGAGTAGCTCTTAAAGTGTTGCCCTTACCACCTGCATAGGAAATACTAGGTGGTTACATTTAAACATAAGAGTTCTGAGTGATGCAGTGCAGGCCATATACATCGCAGGATGGTGACATcatcataggtatgttcattaatgagTGCATTTGCGAAGTACGCTGAAAAAGATAATAGTGCCACTTTCTGCCACTAagtgaaaatatggtgctgtaagcaATCAGAATGCATGTGTAATGTTCCCTGTTTCaatgtcagtatgctgtttgtcactGGGCAATGCGTGTTgacttcttttgtgaagtgacttggTATAAAGGGTTAAGTTTTGCATACGGAATGTAATGACTGTTGAGAAGAAAGATCatacactgctggtaaagttgttttatcagaatgcCAGCAATAGCAGCACTGCATTGTGGGAATATTATCAACAGAAACAACTGCAAAGAAGCCTGATGTTAATAAATGGGCTATAAAATATaacaaagaaatttgaagaaacagatgTGTAAGGTGGTGCAGGAGGGAGAGGGAGGCAACTCATTCCCacagcagttgttgatgaagttgttgTAGCTATAGCCTGCCATGCAGCACGTGCTTCAGATTCTGCAACCAGTGCTCAGGCTGTGTCATGGGAATTCTCTCTGTCCTGGGAAACAGTTAAGAAGATTTTGTGATGCATTTTACACTAGTGCCCGTACAGTATTCAGAATGTGCATCAAATGAAGCCTCAAGAAAGGCTACAACTCCATGACTTTGTCTATCATTTTTTGGCACAGATGGAACTGGGTGACACGTGGCCATGGAATATCCTTAAGGTGGACaaagcacattttactctgcacagtgTTGTGTATGTCCAAAATTGTCACATATGgggttgtgcaggaacatccattaCACATGACTTATGTGACTGAGTGATGGGATTTTATAAGCTCCTTCATTCTCTGTCTGTTTTTCTTTGAGGATGACACCTCACAGGCCTATAAGGTGTACACTGGCATCTGTTTaatataaggacctccttgtgcgaCATGTGATTCCAACTTTGCAAAAatgcaactgtgtccacaccactattttcatccaAGATTGGGCAACATCACATGTTACTTGCCTGGTGAAAGATTTGTTTTGAATAACCTTCAGTAATGACCACATCATCTCTAGGCAAATTTTATGTTCTGTACATAGAGTATGctaggttcttttttgttttggagtaaTGTAAACAGGTAATGTTcagtgtttaagtgttaatacaatcaAATGTCCTTAAGTggtaaatgaatgttttgttacaTTTCCTCTCAAACTGTTACCTAATAATAGTACTGTGTcatgcctaattcaattcctcaagcagaagtggatgagttaaacatctgaattgaaaccatcaTACAACAGAAGCAGTACgcatctggacatgggttcctcatCAAATTACTCTTTATTGAGTCCCCTATACAAGTTGTAGAACTTTGTAATGGGGATTTCTGAACTCCCTGTATGAGGTTTGTGGAGCAcatttgattttaaacttcatgGCTGCTACATCATATGGACCTGAGAGTAAGGTTCTTGAAAGCTCTGGATGTTTTAAAATGTGTGTCATAGTATGTCATAGGTAGCGGCCTGTGTATTCTAGTTCGACAGAGTCTTCGTGTAATACCAACTTGGGTTGGGATGATAGGTTTAAAATAATTCATGTGCAGTGTACTGTGAGGAATTAATTTAGTCATTGGGGTGTTTTCAATGAGCCCTATTCCCAGTCTGTGTCTGG
This portion of the Schistocerca serialis cubense isolate TAMUIC-IGC-003099 chromosome 3, iqSchSeri2.2, whole genome shotgun sequence genome encodes:
- the LOC126471250 gene encoding prostatic acid phosphatase-like, which encodes MKRLNGGPLVKHIIEKIQSQSNTSRTVSPKFLMFSAHDVTIVNVLQTMGFTELLKPQYGAAVIIELHSTNDSGYEVKVLYLNNASDCEPHVLNTPGCTDKCHLQQFVDLMKPVLPDDWTVECQKLDS